Proteins co-encoded in one Scomber scombrus chromosome 14, fScoSco1.1, whole genome shotgun sequence genomic window:
- the ca4a gene encoding carbonic anhydrase 4a, whose translation MQHLILPVLLASLWTLCTGSADWCYQSQFTCDHECNTPDKWNHANSDCSGKQQSPINVVTRKTLPDERLTPFKFNNYDHIFRGTIKNNGHSVQVNVPHLATISGGGLPDTYKAVQFHLHWGTDGGPGSEHTIDGEQYPMELHIVHMRQEFSDLTTALSDAEGVAVLGFFYEKSKSANRKYDSMISALKSITAADANTSLSSISLAQLIPPEHNMTSFYRYKGSLTTPGCTESVIWTLFEKPIPLSHDQLKTFSDLKFKDGKRMVSTFRPVQPLNGRQVYRSGGAVILASSALLVAAITMAMGLSQPN comes from the exons ATGCAGCATCTAATCCTGCCCGTTCTCCTGGCATCCCTATGGACCCTCTGCACAGGATCAGCAG atTGGTGTTATCAATCCCAGTTCACCTGTGACCATGAGTGCAACA CACCAGACAAGTGGAACCACGCCAACAGTGATTGTTCAGGAAAACAACAGTCACCCATCAATGTTGTGACCAGAAAGACTCTGCCAGACGAGCGTCTGACTCCTTTCAAGTTCAACAACTATGATCATATCTTCAGAGGCACAATCAAGAACAACGGCCACTCAG TTCAGGTGAATGTTCCTCACCTTGCCACTATCTCAGGCGGAGGCCTGCCGGACACCTACAAGGCCGTGCAGTTCCACCTGCACTGGGGCACCGATGGAGGGCCCGGCTCTGAACACACCATTGATGGGGAGCAGTATCCCATGGAG ctacatattgttcatatgaGGCAAGAGTTCTCTGATCTGACCACAGCACTATCAGACGCAGAGGGAGTTGCAGTCCTTGGATTTTTCTACGAG AAGTCCAAGAGTGCAAACCGAAAGTATGACTCCATGATCAGCGCTTTGAAAAGCATCACAGCTGCAG atgCCAACACATCTCTGTCTTCCATTTCCTTGGCGCAGCTGATCCCACCTGAGCATAATATGACCAGCTTTTACCGCTATAAGGGCTCCCTGACCACCCCAGGGTGCACTGAGTCTGTGATTTGGACTTTGTTTGAAAAGCCCATCCCCCTGAGCCATGACCAG CTGAAGACATTCTCAGACCTCAAGTTCAAAGACGGGAAGCGGATGGTGTCGACCTTCAGGCCGGTGCAGCCCCTCAATGGCCGGCAGGTATACCGGTCGGGAGGCGCAGTTATCCTGGCCAGTTCCGCCCTCCTTGTGGCTGCCATCACCATGGCCATGGGACTGTCCCAGCCTAACTAG